The Cyclobacteriaceae bacterium genome includes a region encoding these proteins:
- a CDS encoding response regulator transcription factor, translating to MKALIVDDERLARKELMKLLEEHPSIEIVGEAQNADEAEQMITELNPDLLFLDIQMPGRTGFQLLESLDTVPLVVFTTAYDEFAIKAFEVSALDYLLKPITAERLAEAVHKIQEKERTRSGRARDQKLGLEDQVFVKDGERCWFVSLANIRLFESDGNYIKVYFDANRPMIHKSLNALDEKLDERAFFRASRKHIVNLSWVESIEPWFNGGLMVKLRGGDKVEVSRRQAAKFKDMMSL from the coding sequence ATGAAAGCACTGATTGTTGATGATGAACGCCTTGCACGCAAGGAATTGATGAAGCTTTTGGAAGAGCATCCTTCTATTGAAATAGTAGGAGAAGCACAGAACGCAGATGAGGCTGAACAGATGATCACGGAGTTAAATCCCGATCTTTTATTCCTCGACATTCAAATGCCAGGGCGCACAGGATTTCAATTGCTGGAATCTCTTGACACGGTGCCACTCGTGGTATTCACAACTGCTTATGATGAGTTTGCTATCAAGGCTTTTGAAGTAAGTGCTCTTGATTATTTGTTAAAGCCAATCACCGCAGAGCGTCTTGCAGAAGCAGTACATAAAATTCAGGAGAAAGAAAGAACCCGTTCAGGCCGTGCCCGCGATCAGAAGCTTGGTCTCGAAGATCAGGTCTTTGTAAAAGATGGGGAGCGTTGCTGGTTTGTTAGTCTTGCTAACATTCGTCTTTTCGAATCAGACGGAAATTATATTAAGGTTTACTTTGACGCGAATCGTCCTATGATCCATAAGTCATTGAATGCATTGGATGAAAAACTTGATGAGCGCGCATTCTTTCGCGCAAGCCGCAAGCACATTGTCAACCTTAGCTGGGTCGAAAGCATTGAGCCATGGTTCAACGGTGGACTGATGGTAAAACTAAGAGGAGGCGATAAAGTGGAAGTAAGCAGAAGGCAGGCGGCGAAGTTTAAGGATATGATGAGTCTGTAA
- a CDS encoding uroporphyrinogen-III synthase codes for MTETVVIDRMRKVKSILVTQEAPTDPTSPYFKIAEKYSLKIDFRPFIQVEAVPVKEFRKQKIEILHYTAIIFTSRNAVDHFFSLCRELKIEMPADMKYFCISEQTSNYLQKYIVIRKRKIFTGLKDTRDLLEIIKKHKTEKFLFPCSDIRKNDIPDFLRENNYQFSEAITHHTVAADLSDLKEVFYDILAFFSPSGIHSLFTNFPDFKQNNTRIAAFGPATAKAVKEAGLILDIEAPLPNAPSMTGALELYIKKANVSK; via the coding sequence ATGACAGAAACGGTTGTTATTGACAGGATGCGGAAAGTAAAAAGCATACTCGTCACTCAGGAAGCGCCTACAGATCCGACTTCTCCCTATTTCAAGATCGCTGAAAAGTATTCTCTTAAGATAGACTTCCGACCTTTTATCCAAGTGGAAGCAGTTCCCGTCAAGGAATTCCGCAAACAGAAAATTGAGATCCTTCATTACACAGCCATCATCTTTACAAGTCGCAATGCAGTAGACCATTTCTTCAGTCTGTGTCGTGAACTTAAAATTGAGATGCCTGCAGATATGAAGTACTTCTGTATTTCAGAACAAACTTCAAATTATCTTCAGAAGTATATAGTTATTCGCAAGCGTAAAATCTTTACTGGCTTAAAAGATACCCGTGACTTGCTGGAGATTATAAAGAAACATAAAACAGAAAAATTCCTGTTCCCTTGTTCGGACATCCGCAAAAATGATATCCCGGATTTTCTAAGAGAGAACAACTACCAATTCAGTGAGGCGATCACTCACCATACCGTAGCGGCCGACCTTTCAGACTTGAAGGAAGTTTTCTACGACATCCTGGCATTCTTCAGTCCTTCAGGGATTCATTCACTTTTTACAAATTTTCCCGATTTCAAGCAGAACAATACCAGAATCGCTGCTTTTGGCCCAGCTACCGCAAAAGCAGTAAAAGAAGCGGGTTTAATTCTTGATATCGAAGCTCCCCTGCCAAATGCCCCCTCAATGACGGGAGCCCTTGAGCTATATATTAAAAAGGCTAACGTTTCTAAATAA
- a CDS encoding DUF4271 domain-containing protein, with the protein MRLLLLLLTVSQIVFATPIVVKDLRQNWLQYQENTYQAVDPSNLPHLKTVYFYVKATSFKGQHLMVTGTENWDLFINGKLVSAGIKKSLNLDSLSALYSAELFFGIYAENGVRHLTTQIVSPNTSLALTSLEISQRPPTFFRDYAIIASAILLIFLLILFRTNPQLTLDYFSFAKIFSVQERNENLLASRITSSVNLLFYLFCALLTGFLLSTVFYFAGSYFLVAKFIEIQSFGGSFLIWIKLSLFILALLASKLIIVLFFSSVFDFRETVSFQFFNFLRFVLFTAVMMAMLSLTYFVFKGEQAIFYERLIILALLLLSAGSIMVLIKLLARAPFSFFHLFSYLCASEIIPLVIIIKIFF; encoded by the coding sequence ATGCGATTACTCCTTTTATTACTTACGGTCAGTCAGATTGTTTTTGCCACGCCCATCGTAGTTAAAGACCTGCGTCAAAACTGGTTGCAGTATCAGGAAAATACCTATCAGGCAGTTGACCCTTCAAACTTGCCCCACTTAAAGACAGTGTACTTTTATGTAAAGGCAACCTCATTCAAGGGTCAGCACTTAATGGTAACGGGTACGGAAAACTGGGATCTTTTCATAAATGGCAAACTGGTTTCTGCTGGTATTAAGAAATCTTTAAATCTTGATAGTCTTTCCGCATTATATTCAGCTGAATTATTCTTCGGTATTTATGCTGAGAATGGAGTTCGTCATTTGACTACCCAGATTGTCTCCCCGAATACTTCACTTGCGTTAACTTCATTGGAAATCAGCCAACGACCGCCGACTTTTTTCAGGGACTATGCCATTATTGCTTCTGCCATTCTCTTGATCTTCCTCCTGATCTTATTCCGGACCAATCCTCAGCTTACGCTGGATTACTTTTCTTTTGCCAAGATCTTCTCTGTTCAGGAGCGCAACGAGAACCTGCTTGCGTCCCGGATCACCTCCAGCGTCAACTTGTTATTTTATTTGTTTTGTGCCCTGCTGACAGGCTTCTTACTGTCGACAGTCTTTTATTTCGCGGGCTCTTACTTTCTGGTGGCAAAGTTTATTGAAATCCAGTCATTCGGAGGGAGTTTTTTGATCTGGATCAAGCTCTCATTATTTATTCTTGCCTTGCTCGCCTCGAAGCTTATAATCGTTTTGTTCTTTTCATCCGTTTTCGATTTCAGGGAGACCGTCAGTTTTCAGTTTTTCAATTTTTTGAGATTCGTTCTCTTCACTGCTGTGATGATGGCAATGTTAAGCCTGACCTATTTCGTTTTCAAGGGAGAGCAGGCGATCTTCTATGAGCGACTCATTATACTGGCGTTGCTATTGCTGAGTGCCGGATCTATTATGGTGCTGATAAAATTATTGGCCAGGGCGCCCTTCTCCTTTTTTCATTTATTTTCCTACCTTTGTGCTTCGGAAATTATTCCGCTTGTGATCATAATCAAGATATTCTTTTGA
- a CDS encoding histidine kinase — MVNKNRLYWTLQIGGWMLYAIIQIIVSVFASDGQGVSTQRVIFLTYEAFFCLLLTHVFRNLINSWKWLEAGMAILIPRIILSVFVLGLIMYVLRMPISIPLGLFSSKIAFDIRNVLGLSFIYSVIFFLWCVLYFIYNYFERLNTSLKLEASLREIELNNLKSQLNPHFIFNALNSIRALVDENPAKSKLAINQLSNILRNSLSTGKRGLTKFEDELKIVKDYLGLEHIRFEERLQTEFDIDPESRDFLVPPLMIQTLVENGIKHGIAKLTAGGTIKMKTTVVNDRLKVQIRNSGQYLNGSRRGSEGLGLENTRQRLKLIYGDKASFRILSENDTFVLTEIEIPHLR; from the coding sequence ATGGTAAATAAGAACCGGCTATACTGGACACTGCAAATCGGAGGATGGATGCTTTATGCAATCATCCAGATAATTGTCAGCGTCTTTGCATCAGATGGGCAGGGTGTCAGTACTCAGCGGGTAATTTTCCTTACCTATGAAGCATTCTTCTGCTTGTTGCTTACACATGTGTTCAGAAATCTTATTAATTCATGGAAGTGGTTAGAGGCTGGAATGGCAATTTTAATTCCCCGCATTATCCTCAGTGTTTTCGTTTTGGGATTGATCATGTATGTATTAAGAATGCCGATATCAATTCCTTTGGGCTTGTTCAGCAGCAAGATTGCTTTTGATATCCGAAATGTTCTGGGACTTTCTTTTATCTATTCAGTGATATTCTTTCTATGGTGTGTACTTTATTTTATCTACAATTACTTTGAGAGACTGAACACCTCACTTAAACTGGAGGCTTCACTACGTGAGATAGAACTGAATAATTTAAAATCTCAGCTCAATCCTCATTTTATTTTCAATGCATTGAATAGCATTCGTGCATTGGTGGATGAAAATCCCGCCAAATCAAAACTTGCCATCAATCAGCTTTCTAATATTCTGAGAAATTCTCTTTCAACAGGGAAACGCGGACTTACGAAGTTTGAAGATGAACTTAAAATTGTGAAAGACTATTTGGGTCTTGAGCACATTCGTTTTGAAGAACGACTTCAGACAGAATTTGACATTGATCCTGAATCAAGAGACTTCCTTGTTCCCCCATTAATGATACAGACCCTCGTGGAAAATGGTATCAAGCATGGCATTGCCAAACTTACTGCTGGTGGAACTATTAAGATGAAAACAACTGTTGTTAACGACAGACTTAAAGTCCAGATTCGAAACAGCGGCCAGTACCTGAATGGCAGTCGGAGAGGCTCTGAAGGCTTGGGATTGGAAAACACCAGGCAAAGACTGAAACTTATTTACGGCGACAAGGCATCGTTTAGAATTTTGTCTGAAAACGATACTTTTGTTTTAACAGAAATTGAAATACCTCATTTAAGATAA
- the hemW gene encoding radical SAM family heme chaperone HemW: MAGVYLHVPFCKQACHYCDFHFSTDTSLLTDVCKSMSAELVLQKEYLTEPVSTIYFGGGTPSLLTSSEIGHLIEKIQCLFKIAPDTEITLEANPDDLSKEKLKALRHSGINRLSIGIQSFNNDLLKFLNRVHDSSAAMQCLEDVREAGFDNISIDLIYAIPGLSENIWQETLLKALSFSPEHISSYALTIEERTVFGNWSKKGKLHPMEEESAARQFEMLMETLGGASYEHYEISNFCKPGYYSRHNSSYWKGAHYLGIGPSAHSYNGSTRQFNIRNNSAYLRAIQSGKIPSETEVLSEENKINEYILTTLRTQWGCDMSFLKDHLQDDIMSRKGDYLTLLERQGLVSIEENVVRLTRKGKLVADKIAEDLMMSV, encoded by the coding sequence ATGGCTGGTGTATATCTTCATGTTCCCTTCTGTAAGCAGGCCTGCCACTATTGCGACTTTCACTTTTCAACTGACACAAGCCTGCTGACAGATGTTTGTAAATCAATGTCTGCGGAACTCGTTCTTCAAAAAGAATATCTCACAGAGCCAGTCAGTACGATCTACTTCGGGGGAGGAACTCCTTCATTGTTAACCTCGAGCGAGATAGGTCATTTGATTGAAAAGATTCAGTGTCTATTTAAGATTGCACCTGATACAGAGATTACGCTTGAAGCGAATCCCGATGATCTCTCGAAAGAAAAACTAAAAGCTCTCCGGCATTCCGGCATCAACAGACTTAGCATTGGCATTCAATCATTTAATAATGATTTATTGAAATTCTTAAACAGAGTACACGATTCATCTGCTGCTATGCAATGTCTTGAAGATGTACGTGAAGCTGGTTTCGATAATATCAGCATCGATCTTATTTATGCCATCCCTGGCCTTTCAGAAAATATCTGGCAGGAAACTCTTCTCAAAGCTCTTTCATTTTCACCCGAACACATCTCTTCGTATGCATTGACCATTGAAGAGAGAACTGTCTTTGGCAACTGGAGCAAAAAGGGAAAGCTGCATCCCATGGAAGAAGAATCAGCAGCGAGACAGTTCGAAATGTTAATGGAGACGTTAGGTGGTGCTTCCTATGAGCATTACGAGATCTCAAATTTCTGTAAGCCTGGCTATTACTCACGTCATAACAGCAGTTATTGGAAGGGTGCTCATTATTTAGGAATAGGACCCAGCGCTCATTCATACAATGGAAGCACACGACAATTTAATATCCGAAACAATTCGGCTTACCTGCGTGCTATTCAATCGGGAAAGATACCTTCTGAAACTGAGGTGCTGTCAGAGGAGAATAAAATCAATGAGTACATACTTACCACCCTTCGTACTCAGTGGGGTTGTGATATGAGTTTCTTAAAAGATCATCTTCAGGATGATATAATGTCGAGAAAAGGGGATTACCTAACTCTTCTGGAGAGGCAAGGCCTTGTCTCAATTGAAGAAAACGTGGTTCGTTTAACACGAAAAGGAAAGTTGGTGGCTGATAAGATTGCCGAGGATCTGATGATGTCAGTCTGA
- a CDS encoding SUMF1/EgtB/PvdO family nonheme iron enzyme has product MKDKVTSRSLGYLALATICLSIGGCGLLGIGGKKGGDQGELVGVGNREGWVMTIPYGMVPIPAGTFHMGQADEDPASTQINFNKQITIGPFFMDDTEITNNEYRQFTNFFLVDNSTIEGFPAVSAEDFRQKYYPDTTSWVRDFAHHMGDPIQDYYYWHPGYDDYPVVGINWDAAVFFGKWRTAYLNDFRKTVGEFPMPEFRLPSEAEWEYSARGGRDMAKYPWGNPYIRNSKGCMLANFKPGRGNFYDDGFAYTSPVQSYFPNDYGLFDTSGNVSEWCLDDFNPASVPTVWDLNPQYIDPRTDPENKKFNAKIPPKKVVRGGSWKDVAYYLETGTRTYEFKDSSRAYIGFRCAMTHLGRSSGSEF; this is encoded by the coding sequence ATGAAGGATAAGGTGACATCGAGAAGTCTTGGTTATTTGGCTTTAGCAACTATCTGTTTGTCGATAGGTGGTTGCGGCTTGCTTGGAATTGGTGGTAAGAAAGGTGGCGACCAAGGAGAGCTTGTTGGAGTCGGTAATCGCGAAGGTTGGGTAATGACCATTCCTTATGGTATGGTTCCTATTCCGGCGGGTACATTCCACATGGGCCAGGCAGATGAAGATCCTGCTTCAACACAGATCAACTTCAACAAGCAGATCACAATCGGGCCATTCTTCATGGATGATACCGAGATCACGAATAATGAGTATCGTCAGTTCACGAACTTTTTCCTTGTAGACAATTCAACAATTGAAGGCTTCCCGGCAGTAAGTGCTGAAGACTTCAGACAGAAATACTATCCTGACACTACTTCATGGGTTCGTGACTTTGCTCACCACATGGGAGATCCAATTCAGGATTATTATTACTGGCACCCAGGTTATGATGACTATCCGGTTGTTGGAATCAATTGGGATGCTGCTGTATTCTTTGGAAAATGGAGAACCGCTTACCTGAATGATTTCAGAAAGACAGTGGGTGAGTTTCCAATGCCTGAGTTCCGTTTGCCATCTGAGGCAGAGTGGGAATATTCTGCACGTGGTGGAAGAGACATGGCGAAGTACCCTTGGGGAAATCCTTATATCCGTAACTCAAAAGGTTGTATGCTGGCGAACTTCAAACCGGGAAGAGGTAACTTCTACGATGATGGTTTTGCATATACTTCACCAGTTCAATCTTACTTCCCTAATGATTACGGTTTGTTCGATACTTCTGGCAACGTGTCAGAGTGGTGCTTGGATGATTTCAATCCTGCTTCTGTTCCAACAGTTTGGGATTTGAATCCTCAATACATTGATCCTCGCACTGATCCGGAAAATAAAAAGTTTAATGCTAAAATCCCGCCGAAGAAGGTTGTTCGAGGTGGTTCATGGAAAGATGTAGCCTACTACCTTGAAACTGGTACGAGAACCTACGAATTTAAAGACTCTTCCCGTGCATACATTGGATTCCGTTGCGCAATGACTCACTTGGGTCGTTCATCAGGAAGTGAATTTTAA
- a CDS encoding type IX secretion system membrane protein PorP/SprF, which produces MKKIVLIFAVFFTVDCWAQQDPQFSQYMFNTFYYNPAAAGTDGVTKITGLYRSQWLGYTPSYGDGGPPVTQILSVHTPVPKLKGGVGGYFVNDKLGPLSSMELQASYSYLIKIKDAKLNLGVRAGLFSQQIDFNLLRATDQNDPLLASKSGKESQIRPDLAFGALYQKEKYYVGVSLNHLNQPSYDFGLTQSNQLQQHLYVTGGYFYELNFDIRLQFVTLIKSDFTKTQFDVGGLAYFKDVMWGGLSFRQSEAAVLILGYSLLKDKSLKVGYSLDYIVKDQQAKQPTSHELMVSYSLPVNLSGKKIVRTPRFRF; this is translated from the coding sequence TTGAAAAAGATAGTATTAATTTTTGCGGTGTTTTTTACAGTGGATTGCTGGGCTCAGCAAGATCCTCAGTTTTCGCAATACATGTTCAATACGTTTTATTATAATCCTGCTGCTGCGGGAACAGACGGCGTCACCAAAATCACAGGTCTTTACAGAAGTCAATGGTTGGGATATACTCCCAGTTATGGAGATGGTGGTCCTCCAGTTACTCAGATATTAAGTGTTCACACCCCTGTTCCCAAATTAAAAGGTGGAGTAGGAGGTTATTTTGTGAACGATAAACTTGGACCGCTTTCCAGCATGGAACTCCAGGCATCGTACTCCTATCTTATTAAGATCAAGGATGCAAAACTGAACCTTGGCGTACGCGCCGGATTATTTTCACAGCAGATTGACTTTAATCTCTTACGTGCGACGGATCAAAATGATCCTTTGCTCGCGAGTAAGTCCGGAAAGGAATCACAGATTCGCCCTGACCTTGCCTTTGGTGCGCTTTATCAAAAAGAGAAGTACTATGTAGGTGTTAGTCTTAATCACCTGAATCAACCGAGCTATGATTTCGGACTGACACAGAGCAATCAGCTTCAGCAACACCTCTATGTGACGGGTGGATATTTCTATGAACTAAATTTTGACATTCGCCTACAGTTTGTAACGCTCATTAAAAGTGACTTCACCAAGACCCAGTTTGACGTGGGTGGTCTGGCTTATTTTAAGGACGTGATGTGGGGGGGACTTTCCTTCCGACAGTCAGAAGCGGCGGTTTTAATCCTCGGATACAGCCTCCTAAAAGATAAATCGCTTAAAGTTGGCTATTCATTGGATTACATTGTAAAAGACCAGCAGGCAAAACAGCCTACATCGCATGAATTGATGGTTTCTTACAGCCTTCCGGTAAATCTGAGTGGTAAAAAAATCGTTCGGACGCCCCGTTTTCGCTTCTGA
- the uvrA gene encoding excinuclease ABC subunit UvrA — protein sequence MTKTNSIAEKSEVGDLTGHDVIEVIGAREHNLKNISVSFPRNKLVVITGISGSGKSSLAFDTIYAEGQRRYMESFSAYARSFLGNLERPDVDKINGLSPVISIEQKTTSRNPRSTVGTVTEIYDFMRLLFARAGDAYSYLTGEKMVRQSEEQILKGIFQHFKGKKLTLLSPLVRGRKGHYRELFVQIRKSGFTKVRIDGEVLEITSKMQLDRYKIHDIEIVIDRIVADEKDRYRIGQSVARSLKEGKGVMMLLEENDKLHHFSKFLMDPVTGLSYDEPAPNLFSFNSPYGACPVCNGLGVVEEITEDSVIPDKKLSIARGGILPLGEYRDIWIFKKVEAILKRHKLGLTTPIKDIPKEVIKTLLYGDDVPVAVASVKYPGTEWNTRFEGIVNFLEKQRDDGSEALKRWVEDFMITKTCPECNGARLKKGSLHFKIDSKNISELSLLDINALKKWFDNLEDRLSEKQRIIAVEVLKEIRKRIGFLLDVGLEYLNLDRPLRSLSGGEAQRIRLATQIGTQLVGVLYILDEPSIGLHARDNEKLIKALQDLRDIGNSVVVVEHDKDMMLESDYIIDVGPGAGRHGGQIVGEGVPKDFLKLKSTTADYLNGKISIPYSKQKRKGSGENISLLGATGNNLKNVDLNIQLGTFTCITGVSGSGKSTLIHDTLFPILNKHFFNSHGEPLPYKKIEGLDLIDKVIEVDQSPIGRTPRSNPATYTGVFSEIRDLFTQLPEAKIRGYKPGRFSFNVKGGRCETCEGAGLRLIEMEFLPDVYVICETCKGKRYNRETLEVRFKGKSISDVLDMTVEEAVTFFENQPKILRKIETLNDVGLGYISLGQHATTLSGGEAQRVKLATELSKRDTGKTLYILDEPTTGLHFQDISHLLNVLQKLVDKGNTVLVIEHNMDIIKSSDQIIDLGPEGGAKGGKIIAQGTPEQVAKSTVGYTGKFLKMEL from the coding sequence ATGACGAAAACAAACAGTATAGCAGAGAAATCAGAAGTTGGCGACCTAACTGGTCATGACGTCATCGAGGTCATCGGCGCACGAGAACATAATCTTAAAAACATTAGCGTCTCCTTTCCCCGGAATAAACTGGTAGTCATTACAGGCATTAGCGGAAGCGGAAAATCTTCTTTGGCTTTCGATACAATTTATGCCGAGGGCCAGCGCAGATATATGGAAAGCTTCTCAGCATACGCAAGGAGCTTTCTCGGTAATCTCGAACGTCCCGACGTTGATAAGATCAATGGACTAAGTCCTGTAATTTCCATCGAGCAAAAAACAACGTCAAGAAATCCACGCTCAACAGTAGGAACGGTAACGGAGATATATGATTTCATGCGCTTGTTGTTTGCCAGGGCAGGCGATGCATATTCGTATCTCACGGGTGAGAAGATGGTGCGCCAATCAGAAGAGCAGATTCTCAAAGGAATATTCCAGCACTTTAAAGGTAAAAAACTAACACTCCTTTCTCCGCTTGTGAGAGGTCGTAAAGGTCATTACCGCGAGTTGTTTGTTCAGATACGAAAGAGCGGCTTTACAAAAGTCAGAATTGATGGGGAAGTTTTAGAGATCACTTCTAAAATGCAGCTGGATCGCTACAAGATCCATGATATCGAAATTGTTATTGATCGGATTGTTGCCGATGAAAAGGATCGATATCGGATTGGTCAATCAGTTGCCCGTTCATTGAAAGAGGGTAAAGGAGTTATGATGCTCCTGGAAGAGAATGATAAGCTTCATCACTTTTCAAAATTTTTGATGGATCCGGTAACGGGTCTTTCATACGACGAACCCGCCCCCAATCTTTTTTCTTTCAACTCACCTTATGGGGCTTGTCCCGTCTGTAATGGACTGGGTGTCGTGGAGGAAATTACAGAAGACTCTGTCATTCCTGATAAAAAACTCAGCATCGCCCGTGGAGGCATTCTGCCATTGGGTGAGTATCGCGATATCTGGATATTCAAAAAAGTTGAAGCAATTCTGAAGCGTCATAAGCTTGGTTTGACAACACCCATTAAGGATATTCCAAAAGAAGTTATCAAAACACTTCTTTACGGTGATGATGTGCCAGTAGCAGTTGCTTCTGTCAAGTATCCGGGAACAGAATGGAATACAAGATTTGAAGGGATTGTTAATTTCTTGGAAAAACAACGTGATGACGGATCGGAAGCCCTGAAGAGATGGGTAGAGGATTTTATGATCACAAAAACCTGCCCCGAATGTAATGGAGCAAGGTTGAAGAAAGGATCTCTTCATTTTAAGATCGATAGTAAGAATATCTCAGAGTTGTCTCTCCTTGATATCAATGCATTGAAAAAATGGTTTGATAATCTTGAAGACAGGCTTTCAGAAAAACAGCGCATCATTGCCGTTGAAGTTTTAAAAGAAATCCGTAAGCGCATTGGTTTTTTGCTTGATGTAGGTCTTGAATACCTTAACCTTGACCGGCCTCTGAGATCTCTGAGCGGAGGTGAAGCTCAACGTATCCGATTGGCTACTCAGATTGGAACACAACTCGTGGGTGTTTTGTATATCCTTGATGAACCTAGCATCGGCCTTCATGCAAGAGATAATGAAAAACTGATCAAGGCTCTCCAGGATCTTCGTGACATTGGCAACTCCGTAGTTGTTGTCGAGCACGATAAAGACATGATGCTCGAATCAGACTACATTATTGATGTCGGTCCGGGAGCAGGAAGGCATGGCGGTCAGATTGTTGGTGAAGGAGTTCCTAAAGACTTTTTAAAACTTAAAAGCACCACGGCAGATTATTTGAACGGGAAGATTTCAATCCCTTATTCAAAACAAAAAAGAAAAGGCAGCGGAGAAAATATTTCCTTACTGGGGGCAACAGGCAATAATCTCAAAAATGTTGATCTCAATATTCAATTGGGAACGTTCACCTGTATCACCGGAGTTTCAGGTAGTGGAAAATCCACCCTGATCCACGACACGCTGTTCCCGATCCTTAACAAGCATTTCTTTAATTCACACGGAGAACCTTTACCCTATAAAAAGATTGAAGGACTTGATCTCATTGATAAAGTAATTGAAGTTGATCAATCACCAATTGGAAGAACTCCTAGATCCAATCCAGCAACGTATACTGGAGTGTTTTCAGAGATCCGCGATTTGTTTACGCAGTTGCCGGAAGCAAAGATTCGGGGTTACAAACCGGGTCGTTTTTCATTCAATGTCAAAGGAGGCCGCTGCGAAACCTGTGAAGGTGCTGGTCTTCGACTGATTGAGATGGAGTTTTTACCAGACGTTTATGTTATCTGCGAAACCTGCAAAGGCAAGCGGTACAATCGCGAAACTCTTGAAGTAAGGTTTAAAGGAAAATCAATTTCAGATGTTCTTGATATGACAGTCGAAGAGGCAGTCACCTTCTTTGAAAATCAACCTAAGATCCTAAGGAAAATTGAAACACTGAATGATGTTGGCCTTGGATACATTTCACTTGGTCAACACGCTACCACGCTCTCCGGTGGAGAAGCACAACGCGTCAAGCTTGCAACAGAACTTTCCAAACGTGATACAGGGAAGACATTATACATTCTTGATGAACCTACTACGGGTTTGCATTTTCAGGACATCTCTCACCTTCTTAATGTTCTTCAAAAACTAGTAGACAAGGGAAATACAGTGCTGGTCATTGAGCACAATATGGATATCATTAAATCTTCTGATCAGATTATCGACCTGGGACCTGAAGGAGGTGCAAAAGGAGGAAAGATCATTGCTCAGGGAACTCCAGAGCAAGTGGCTAAAAGCACGGTAGGTTATACAGGGAAGTTTTTGAAGATGGAATTGTGA
- the gldL gene encoding gliding motility protein GldL has translation MAKKKGGFMQLLYETIMPKIYGIGAAVVIIGALFKILHLPGANLMLMIGLSVEAGIFFLSAFEPKHEDPDWSKVYPELSEEFEGPTNTTATRISNRPTGGDSPLLKIDEMLKTAKVDQNLLDNLGKGLTNLATSTSQMSSLSNAAVATNDYAKNVQAASASLSEMNKSYGSAMKAVSAMADASKDTGEYHAQVQKVTKNLSALNTIYEMELKDADSHVKNMNKFYESLGGAMQGLTSVGANTAKFTTELGKLTDNLTSLNTVYGSMLTAMKGSSVK, from the coding sequence ATGGCAAAGAAAAAAGGCGGATTCATGCAATTGCTCTATGAAACCATCATGCCCAAAATATATGGAATTGGGGCCGCTGTCGTAATCATTGGTGCTCTCTTTAAAATTCTTCACTTACCTGGAGCGAATCTCATGTTGATGATTGGTCTTTCTGTGGAAGCCGGTATCTTCTTCCTGAGTGCATTCGAACCTAAGCACGAGGATCCAGACTGGTCAAAAGTATATCCTGAACTTTCAGAAGAATTTGAAGGACCTACTAACACAACCGCTACTCGCATCAGCAATCGTCCTACCGGTGGAGATTCTCCATTGTTGAAGATTGATGAAATGCTGAAGACAGCAAAAGTTGATCAAAACCTCCTTGATAATCTTGGTAAAGGCTTGACCAATCTTGCTACATCAACTTCACAAATGAGCAGCCTTTCAAATGCTGCCGTAGCAACTAACGACTACGCTAAAAATGTACAAGCAGCTTCTGCTTCACTTTCGGAAATGAATAAGTCTTATGGCTCTGCTATGAAGGCTGTTTCTGCAATGGCGGATGCATCTAAGGATACAGGTGAATACCATGCTCAAGTACAAAAAGTAACTAAGAATCTTTCTGCCCTTAACACCATTTATGAAATGGAATTAAAGGATGCTGATTCTCATGTGAAGAACATGAACAAGTTCTATGAAAGCCTTGGTGGTGCTATGCAGGGACTTACTTCTGTTGGTGCTAACACAGCAAAATTCACAACAGAACTTGGTAAGCTAACTGACAACCTCACTTCATTGAACACAGTGTACGGAAGTATGCTGACTGCGATGAAAGGTTCTTCAGTAAAGTAA